From the Achromobacter xylosoxidans A8 genome, the window GCTCAGGCCGGTGCGCGCGGCGATCTCGACGTAGGTGAGACCTTCCAGTTGCGACAGGACGAACACCTCGCGCGCCTGCGGCGCAAGGTTACCGAGCATGCGGTCCAGCTGTTGCAGCGCCTGCTGCACGCCCAGCAGCATCTCGGGCGTAGCCTCTAATTCCGGCGGCAGCGCGGCCATGGCCTCGAGCCAGGCGCGTTCCAGCGAGCGGCGGCGCCAGTGATCGTTGAGCAGCCCCCGGGCGATGGTCGTCAGATAGGCCCTGGGCTGGCGCAGCGTGCGGACTTCTTCCGGATTGCGCAGCACGCGCAGAAAGGTGTCGTGCGCGAAGTCGGATGCCTCATCGCCATGGCCGAGGCGATGCCGCCACCATTGGCAGAGCCATTCGTAATGGTTTTCGCAGAGTAGCTGTAGCGGCTGTAGGGGGTTGGACATGCTCGAACGCCCCGATAGGCAGCGCGATGACACGGAACGGCGGCCTGCCGGGCGGTAGCGCCGGCGGCCAATCGGGGTAAATGATACCAAGAACCGTTCGCAGTATCGAACTGGCGGCAGCGAGCACTCAAGCTTCTTGAAGTCTGCCGCCTTATGCCCTCAGAACGGCACCATCACCTTCAAGGTGCCGCGGTGGCTTTGTATGTGGGACGAAAAGTCGCCGTCGTACTGCAGCCGGAAGTCGATGCCGCCCGCGTTCGACACCTGCAGCCC encodes:
- a CDS encoding sigma-70 family RNA polymerase sigma factor, which encodes MSNPLQPLQLLCENHYEWLCQWWRHRLGHGDEASDFAHDTFLRVLRNPEEVRTLRQPRAYLTTIARGLLNDHWRRRSLERAWLEAMAALPPELEATPEMLLGVQQALQQLDRMLGNLAPQAREVFVLSQLEGLTYVEIAARTGLSDRTVKRYMAQGFEICLTMLDS